The following are encoded in a window of Magnolia sinica isolate HGM2019 chromosome 11, MsV1, whole genome shotgun sequence genomic DNA:
- the LOC131218016 gene encoding pentatricopeptide repeat-containing protein At3g12770-like, with protein MLLTTTKTHFPFYLIRPKTSKISDLLHTTSEIQYPCNSYTHLFKSHPQTRSIEQIHARIIVEGTCHCSFSATHLVKSYAKAGYHLTARRIFESVPNKSVFLWNAMIRACNQIGSWLEVAELYRRMEGEEIEPDGFTLPFVIKAFSALSSVEDGKRIYELANRIGLVRNVHVATALIGMLLNFNEIGLAREIFDRMPERDIVAWTAMITGYIHLGYHCEALQIFREMRLGDEKPNSITVLSLISACGYTIHALIIKLGLGFSVEVETAILDMYAKSGDLAMALSLFDSMSQKSLVSWTAMVDGYAENKFPHEAISLFRQMLKFPDLKPDTVVTMSVIQACAQLGSLNCGEMIHGYVLQHGFESELPVETALVDMYAKCGNINAAQMVFNRIQDPSMVTWSAMISGYGFHGLGCRSLDLFEQMKTVGFMPDEAAFLSVLSACSHSGLVYEGRECFESMVQMHGMTPNVKHYACMVDLLGRAGLIVEACGLIEGMSVEPDANVWGALLSACRVKGNVGAAELACRSLCELGADNADYNVLIANVYAGFGRWDEVSKVRSGMRRKGEGKTPGCSFVEVNCKMHAFVAGDRSHPQSKDIYAMLENVHALAGDER; from the coding sequence ATGCTTCTTACAACCACCAAAACACATTTTCCCTTCTATCTAATCAgacctaaaacatctaaaatatCCGATCTACTCCACACCACATCAGAAATTCAATACCCATGCAATTCCTACACTCACCTCTTCAAATCCCACCCGCAAACCCGCTCAATCGAGCAGATACACGCCCGAATCATTGTCGAAGGAACATGCCACTGCAGTTTCTCCGCCACCCATCTTGTCAAATCCTATGCGAAGGCGGGATATCACTTGACGGCCCGCCGCATTTTCGAATCGGTGCCCAACAAGTCGGTCTTCCTCTGGAACGCCATGATCCGTGCTTGTAACCAGATTGGGTCGTGGTTGGAGGTTGCTGAATTGTATCGGAGAATGGAAGGTGAAGAAATCGAACCTGATGGCTTCACTCTTCCCTTTGTCATCAAGGCGTTTTCTGCTCTTTCGTCTGTTGAAGATGGGAAGAGGATTTACGAACTCGCTAACCGAATTGGGTTGGTGAGAAATGTCCATGTTGCAACTGCTTTGATTGGCATGCTCCTGAATTTCAATGAAATTGGTCTTGCTCGTGAGATTTTTGACAGAATGCCTGAACGGGATATCGTGGCATGGACTGCCATGATTACTGGATACATCCATCTTGGATACCATTGTGAAGCTTTGCAAATTTTCAGAGAGATGAGATTGGGAGATGAGAAACCAAATTCGATCACAGTTCTGAGCTTGATTTCGGCTTGTGGATACACAATCCATGCTTTAATAATAAAACTGGGATTGGGTTTCTCTGTTGAGGTGGAGACAGCAATCTTAGACATGTATGCGAAGAGTGGGGATCTCGCAATGGCCCTCAGTCTATTCGACAGTATGTCGCAGAAGAGTTTGGTCTCATGGACTGCAATGGTTGATGGATATGCAGAAAACAAGTTTCCCCATGAAGCGATTTCATTATTTCGTCAAATGCTGAAATTTCCAGACCTCAAGCCAGACACCGTTGTGACAATGAGCGTGATTCAAGCTTGTGCCCAGCTGGGTTCTTTGAATTGCGGAGAGATGATTCATGGGTATGTTCTCCAACATGGGTTTGAATCTGAATTACCAGTTGAAACTGCTCTAGTCGATATGTATGCGAAATGCGGTAACATAAATGCTGCACAAATGGTTTTCAATAGAATTCAAGATCCAAGCATGGTCACATGGAGTGCAATGATTTCAGGCTATGGATTTCATGGGCTGGGATGTAGATCTCTTGATCTTTTTGAGCAGATGAAGACAGTGGGATTCATGCCTGATGAAGCTGCATTCCTGAGTGTTTTATCTGCTTGTAGCCATTCGGGTCTCGTTTATGAGGGAAGGGAGTGTTTTGAATCGATGGTTCAAATGCATGGCATGACGCCCAATGTGAAGCATTATGCCTGCATGGTTGATCTCCTCGGGCGGGCTGGGCTGATAGTCGAGGCATGTGGCCTCATCGAAGGGATGTCCGTCGAGCCGGATGCGAATGTATGGGGAGCCTTGCTGTCGGCTTGTAGAGTCAAAGGGAATGTGGGGGCTGCTGAGCTGGCATGTAGGAGTCTGTGTGAGTTGGGTGCTGATAATGCAGACTACAATGTCCTTATAGCTAATGTATATGCAGGTTTTGGGAGATGGGATGAGGTGTCTAAGGTCAGATCTGGTATgagaagaaagggagagggaaaaaCACCAGGTTGCAGCTTTGTTGAAGTGAATTGCAAGATGCATGCCTTTGTTGCAGGAGATAGATCTCACCCTCAATCCAAAGACATATATGCAATGTTGGAGAATGTTCATGCTCTTGCCGGTGATGAACGGTGA